TAGCAAATGCTGCTGATACTCGCATTATGTTGGCAGACGCTTCAGCACCTGAAGCGCATAGTGATGGCGTAGGCGCTACCCTTAGCGATACTGCGATCACTGCGAAAATTAAGGCGAAATTGTTGACAGATGATGGCCTGAAGAAATCAAAAATTGATGTGACCACAACGAATGGCGTAGTGACTTTAGAGGGTTCAGCTACTAGTTCAGCAGCAAAATCACGTGCTGGAAGCATTGCCAAGGCAGTCGATGGTGTTAAGAGTGTAGATAACACTGTCAAAACACCTGATAGCAATAAAACTGCTGATAAAGCTAAGCGTGAAGTTTCTGATAGCTGGATTACCACCAAAGTGAAATCAGCGATCTTGGCTGATAGCGTGACCAAGGGTTTTGACGTTAGCGTAGAAACCACAAAGGGCGTGGTAGTGCTTAAAGGTCAATTAGCTAGTGAAGATGCGCTTGATCACGTAAAAGATATTGCTGCCAAGATTGAAGGAGTGAAGAGTGTTGATACAGCAGGTGTTCGTGTAACTACGATGTAATTTAGTTGTCATGACTATTGTAAAGATGTGGGGCGTAATTGACCAAGTTAGAGTCAATACGCCTCATATCATGTAATTAATTAAGAGATTGAATGGGGTGAGATTTGCAACGATATCTGGATCGGTTTTATGTAAGCTTTGAATACATAAGATTTAAATTAGATAGGGCTCGCATATGAACCACTTAAAGCATGATGCCTTTAAGTGGTTGCAGCCATTTTTCTTGTCTTTACCTTTCTTGTTAGCGGGCTGCGGATCATTACCCACTATCAATCCAGATATGGCACTTCACTCTCCAAAGCCTATACACATGGAGGGTGCGCGGGGCCCATTATCCAATAAGCAAAGTAAAGCGATATTAGCAAAACTGCAAAAAGGTGCAGATGACACCAATATCTTTGACCGCCATCTGGCGATTGAGCAAGAGATTGGCGATAGCCCACTAATGGTCGGTAACCATGTTGATTTGTTGGTAGATGGCCCAGCCACATATGAATCCATGTTTGCTGCAATCGCACAGGCAACTGATACGATTGATATGGAAACTTTCATACTTGAGCCAGACGATATAGGCCAGCGCTTTGTGGATGCCCTGTTACAGAAGCAACTTGAGGGTGTGCAGGTTAACCTGATTTATGACAGTGTCGGTTCTTTGAATACCCCAAAATCTTTCTTTCAACCTTTAGTTGATGCTGGTGCGCACGTCATTGAATACAATCCAATTAACCCCTTGAATACACGAAAGGGCTGGGAGTTGAATGAGCGAGACCATCGCAAGCTGTTGGTGATAGATGGCAAGATTGCCTATGTCGGCGGTATCAATATCAGTAGTGTGTATTCATCAGGTTCTTTCGGTAGCACATTTGCCAGTCTCGGTAGTAGCAAACGCCACAAAGAATCGCTCGAAGATAAGACCGAAGATGGCAAGCAAACTAAAAAGTCAGAGGGACTTGCCTGGCGGGACACCCACATGAGGATGGAGGGCCCAGTCGTAGGCGAATTCCAGAAACTATTTATGACGAGTTGGGAAAAGCAAAAAGGCGAGCCACTTGAAAATCATGACTATTTCCCCGCGCCAGTAAGTGCTGGACGAGACGTTGTACGCGCTATCGGCAGTACACCTGATGATCCATTCAGTTTGATGTATGTGACTTTGATCTCGGCGATTAATAGTGCTGAGAGCCAGATATACATTACCAATGCCTATTTCGTGCCTGACAAGCAAATGCTGGCGGCGCTTAAAGAGGCGGCAGGGCGTGGTGTAGATGTGCGCATATTGTTGCCAAGCACGACTGACTCTAACCTGGTGTTGTACGCATCACACTCTTACTATGATGAATTACTCGAAGCTGGTGTGAAGATCTACGAGCGGCAAGATGCATTCTTACATGCAAAAACTGCAATGATTGATGGCGTGTGGTCCACTGTGGGCTCAAGCAATATGGACTGGCGTAGCTTTTTAAATAATCAGGAAATCAATGCCGTGATTCTAGGGCAAGACTTTGCCGACCGCATGCAAGCACTGTATGAAAAAGACTTGCAAGACTCAAAACAAATCACGCTATCTGAATGGGAGCATCGCTCTTTGCTCAAGCGCCTGAAAGAGACGGGCGCACGTTTGTGGGCACGCTTTCTCTAGCATTCAGATATTATTTATCAAGCCTAGTAATAATTGTCTAAAACGAGACCGCCGTGCGCTACTAAGCTAGGGGCGATTGACGTATAGTCCAGCTTCTACAGCAAGCCCTTGATGGAAGCCATGCCTGATGAAGTTAATCCCAACCCAGCAAGTTAATCGCTTATTGAAAAAACTAGGGCCTGGCCTGATTACTGGGGCGGCAGACGATGACCCAAGTGGCATAGCGACCTATTCCCAGGCTGGGGCGCAGTTTGGCATGAACATGTTGTGGACTGTATTGTTCACATACCCCTTGATGGTAAGCATACAAATCGTCAGCGCAAAAATCGGCAGGGTGACGGGTCGTGGACTCGCTGACAATATCCAGCAACATTTCCCAGCTTGGTTACTTTATGGCGTGTTGAGCTTATTGCTGGTCGCTAACACCATTAATATCGCCGCTGACATCTCTGCCATGGGCGAAGCGTTTAAATTGATTGTGGGCGGCTCTGCGCATCTCTACGCGCTGATATTTGGTTTGGCCTCATTGCTGTTGCAGGTGTTTATTCCTTACCGCCGTTATGTGCGCATTCTCAAGTGGCTTACATTATCGCTTCTGGCTTACGTAGCCACTGCATTTGTGGTGCATATCCCTTGGACGCAGGTGCTCGTCACGTCACTATTCCCACATATCAGCTGGCAAACAGAGTACATAACCACCGTGGTGGCGGTATTTGGTACTACCATCAGCCCGTATCTGTTTTTCTGGCAAGCTTCGCAAGAGGTAGAGGAGCAGCTTGCTGACCCACAATCAAAACCATTGATTGCTGCCCCTGAGCAAGCCGCAGATAGCCTGCGGCGCATTAAGATTGATACGATTATTGGCATGGGGTTTTCTAATCTGGTCGCTTTTTTTATTATTTTGACGACAGCCGTTACGCTCAATTTGCATGGCATCAGCGATATACAAACCTCTGCGCAAGCAGCATTAGCATTGAGACCAATCGCAGGTGAGTTTGCATTCTTGTTATTCAGCGCAGGTATCATTGGAACAGGCCTGCTTGCTATCCCTGTGCTGGCTGGTGCATCTGCTTATGCGATGGCAGGGGCATTTAAGTGGGAGCATAGCTTGGAGCTCTCACCAAAAATGGCAAAACCGTTCTACGCGATTATTGTGTTATCTACCTTGATCGGTGTTGGTTTGAGTTTTAGTGCAATAGACCCGATTAAAGCGTTGTACTGGAGCGCAGTGATTAACGGGGTGATTTCAGTACCGATTATGGCGGTGATGATGCTGATGGCAGTGAAGCCTGAGATTATGGGGCAGTTTGTCATCTCTAGACGCCTTAAATCATTAGGCTGGCTGGCTACATTTATGATGGCGCTTGCTGTGGTGGCCATGTTTGCAACGATTTGAGCGTTGCACTTAGTTCTAGTGATTAATCCGTTTTAATAGCGTAATAAAATCAGCTGCTGGCATGGGTTTTCCCATCAGGTAGCCTTGGTACATATCGCAGCCATGCGCATCGAGAAACTCTAGTTGCTGCTGTGTTTCTACGCCTTCAGCAACTACTTTCAAGCCTAACGTGTGAGCAATCTTGATGATAGTCGCGGTGATCGCACGGTCATCTTCATCTTTTTCAATATCCATTACAAAGCTGCGGTCGATCTTTAGTACATCAAGAGGGAATGTCTTGAGGTAGGCCAGTGATGAATAGCCTGTACCAAAATCATCAATCGAGAGGCTGACGCCTTTGCTACGCAATTGATTCAGCGTTTCAACCATTTCACTCTCACGTTGCATCAATATGCTTTCCGTCAGCTCAAGCTCCAGATATTCCGCGGGGAATTGCGTGATTTCCAGCACATCAGAGAGTGTTCTTACGATGTTTCCGTGGTGAAATTGATGGGCCGAGAGATTCACGGCTAAGTTGAGTGGTAGCAAACCCGCGTCTATCCATTCTTTACCTTGCCTGCAGGTTTCAGCTAATACCCATTCACCTAGCGACTTGATCAGGCCTGTTTCTTCTGCAATGCCGATAAATATAAATGGCATGATCAGGCCGTCTACTGGGTCTTGCCATCTCACCAAGGCTTCAGCGCCGATGATGCGGCCTGAACGTATATCTACCTTAGGCTGGTAATACACGCGTAATTCATTATTGGGGATAGCTTGTCGTAACCTTGATTCAATATGAAAACGATCGCGCGCTGCTTGTGTCAGGCTTTCTGAGAAATATCGTATGCAGCCGCGGCCAGCATTCTTGGCTTGATACAAGGCAGCATCCGCATGTTGTAAAAGCTCCAGTGCTGATTCACCATGCCCAGGGAACATGCTCACCCCGATGCTAGTGCCTATGCGTACTTCAACATTATTGGAAAGCGTCCAGGGCGCTTCTAAAGCCGTAATGATACTGCTGGCGATCTTACTTACATCTTCTTGCGAGTTAATACCTTCAATCAGAATGGTGAATTCATCGCCACCCAGCCGCGTTACCGTATCCACGGCCCTTAGCTTGTTGAGGAGTCGCTTGGCAACTTGCTGCAGCAGCTCATCTCCAGCAAGATGGCCAAAACTATCATTCACGTTTTTAAAGCGGTCCAGGTCAAGCATCAATAAGGCAATCATCTTGCCTTCGCGCCGCGCGACTTCAACCGCGTGATCCAGCCTTGAAAGTAGCATCAAGCGATTAGGCAGGTGAGTGAGCGGGTCGTGATGCGCGAGAAATTCCAACTGGTCTTCGGAGGCTTTGATATTGGATATATCAGCAAATACAGCCACGTAATTAGTAGTGTCGCCCAGCTCGTTTTTAATTGAACTGATGCTCATTAATTGGGGGTAAACCTCACCGTTTTTTCGGCGATTCCACATCTCGCCTTGCCAGTGGCCTGTTTGTATCAGGATATCCCACAAGTCAGAGAAGAACGAGTCATCATGCCGGCCAGAATTAAGCAGTTTGGGCGATAGATTGATGACTTCTTCCGAATCATAGCCAGTGATGTCGGTAAATGCTGAGTTGACCATCATGATGCGGCTATTTTCATCGGTCACCATGATACCTTCACGCGTATTTTCAAATACAGCGCGTGACATGCGGTGCTGTTCTTCATTATTCTTGAGTATGGTGATGTCAGTAATTGTGCCAACAAAGCCCATAAAATGGTGGTGCTCATCGTATTCTGTAGCAGCTTGGCCTTTTACCCAGACAGTTTTGCCATCGGCACGTATAAACCTGAACTCTTGATTAAATGTCTGTTTAGTCGAAAGTGCTTCTTTCCATTTGGCACTGATACGAGGGCGATCTTCTTCATACAAGGCGTTCAGCCAGCGATTGCTAGTCGCTTGTTCCAGTTTGGTCTCGGTAATGTCTGACCAGCTTTTATTCACATAAATGAAATGTCCTTTAGCATTGGTATGGAATATGCCAACTGGGGAAGACTGGGCCAAGGTATGAAATAAGGTTCTGCTTTTTTGTAATGCATCTTCAGCAATTTGTTTTGCCCTGTCTGCCTCCGAGGCAGAGACAGCAAACGATACGTTGTTGGCGAATTGATCAAGCAAATCGACCACTCTTGGCTCAAAAGCGCCTGCTTCACCCATATATAGATTGAGTGTGCCGATCACCTTGCCATTGGTATTCAGCGGCAAGGTGATCATGCTTTTGTATCCATGGCCAAGGGCTACTTCTCGCCAGTAGGTCATCCTTTTGTCTGTGGCGATGTTATCTACTACTACATATTTTGCTGTGCTGATTGCAGTGGCAATTGGGCCATTCTTCAAGTCTTCTATGCTGACCTGGTTGGCCTCTATCTTGTTCAGGTCAATGGTCAGGTTTTCAATATAACTGCCAGTTTCTCCTGCGCTGGAGATGACATTCACCTTATTGGCTTGTTCGTCTATTAAACCTATCCACGCCATTCTGAAGCCGCCATCGTCGACTGCGATATTGCAGGCTTCATGCAATATCTCTAGCAATGGAAGTCTATGCATAATCAGCTTATTCACATTGCTTAACATCAATAACAAACGGTTAGTGGATTGGGTTTCAAGCTCGACTAACTTACGCTTGGTGATGTCATACGCTTGCACCAGTCTTGCAGCATGCTCATTGAATATGATTGGGTGAGAGGTGATTTCTACATCAATCAGGCTGCCATCTTGTTTCCAGTGCAACCATTCACCAAAACTTTTAATGTGATTATTTTCAAAGCTGGGCATAAGCTGAAGCAGCCGCTGCTGCTCTTCTATGGGTCGCATTTCCAACAGCGTCATGGAAAGAAACTCTTGTTTTGACCAGCCATACAGGCTCACAGCGGCTTCGTTCACAGCAAGAAAATCGAGTGTTTTGATGTTGAATACCCACATCGGTATCGGGTTGGCATCGAACATCTCGCGATATATCGCCTCGTTTTGTGCCAATGTGCGAGATTGTTCAAGTTGTGCAGTCATGTCTCGCATGACGATGATGGCGCCTAACTTATTACCAGCATCATCATAAAATGCTGCACCGTTGCAAGAGACAACCCTGGGGGCTTGTCCCTTGGCTCTAATCATAATAAGTACATCTTTGATGATTTCGCCATTGAACGCGCGTATCAGCGGTATTTGCTCAACACTTAACCTGTTTATGCCATCTGCATCGTACAAGTCGTAGTATTGGCTCCACTCGCTAGAGGCGATTTTAAGCGGGTCGAGCCCATGCCATTCTCTCGCAGCGCAGTTAAACCTGAGCAGTTGCATATTGGCATCACAAGCAACCACACCTTCAGTCTGGTTTTCAAGGAGCTGCTGATTAAACTGGCTGTTGAGTCTTTGTTTTTGCAGAACGATAGACAGTACGGCACTGATACAAATGATGGCAATCAGCGCTATCACACTGATCCAGATCAAGAGCTGCATCGTAGGCGTCAGTGAGTCTGCATCCTGTGACTGAAGGATCAGCCCCCAGGCAATGCAAAATATGATGTATATGCCCGCCAGCACGGCAAGCATGAACTTTTTGATGATGGCGCGCAGCTTGGCTTGCATATCGATAGGTAACCTTGTCAGCCCATGTAATGGAGATGCTGAAGGGATTATGCGTAGCTTTGATGTTTTTTACAAACGGCGCTTTGTAACAAAGACAAACATGCGCACTCATGCGCATGTTTTATAGGTGGTGGAACAGTCTAATTTTTAGATTAAACGTATCAGTTTGAACGTGATTGATTAATCTACGCCTTGGCTGGCAAGGTAGTCTTCATAATTGCCACTGAAGTCTATGATTTTATCTGCGCGAATTTCTAATATGCGCGTAGCCAATGAGCTCACAAACTCACGGTCATGACTCACAAACAATAAGGTGCCTTTGTATTTATCCAGCGCCGTATTGAGTGACTCGATAGATTCCATGTCCATATGGTTGGTTGGCTCATCCATCAGCATCACATTAGTTTTATCCAACATCAGTTTGCCAAACATCATGCGGCCTTTTTCACCGCCAGAAAGCACTTTGACTGATTTTTTGAAATCGTCGCCAGAGAACAGTAAACGTCCTAGCATGCTGCGCACGGCTTGGTCATCATCAGTCGCTTTTGTGTATTGCTTCATCCAGTCAAACAGATTGAGATCATCTTCAAAATCTTCTGAATGGTCTTGCGCAAAATAGCTGACGTTGGCTTTTTCTGCCCATTTTACTTTGCCATGTTTAGGCTTTAATTGACCTGCAAGACAGCGTAGCAGGGTGGTCTTACCAATACCGTTTTCGCCGATAATCGCGACTTTCTCACCTGCCTCTATCATCAAATCAAAATCATTAAAGAGCAGATGGTCAAAACCGTGGCTGAGCTTTTCTACTTCTACCGCATTGCGATGTAGTTTTTCGCGTTCATCATATTCAAAGCGAATGAATGGATATTGGCGGCTTGAAGGCTTGATATCTTCAACCTTGATTTTGTCGATTTGCTTGGCGCGGCTGGTGGCTTGTTTAGCTTTAGATGCATTAGCCGAGAAACGACGTACGAAATCTTGTAAATCAGAAATCTGCTGCTTGGCCTTGGCGTTATCTTTGGCTTGCTGCGCGCGTGCCATGGTTGAAGCTTCCATGAAGTCATCATAATTGCCTGGGTACACCGTCAGTTTGGCGTAATCCATGTCAGCTGTATGCGTACACACCTGATTCAAAAAGTGGCGATCATGCGAAATGATGATCATGGTGCAGTTGCGGTTATTCAGAATATCTTCCAGCCAGCGGATGGTGTTGATGTCCAGGTTATTGGTTGGCTCATCCAGCAGCAAAATGTCAGGGTTTGAGAACAGCGCTTGCGCTAGCAAAACACGTAATTTCCAGCCTGGTGCAATCGCGCTCATCAAGCCAGTATGTTGCTCAATTGGGATGCCGACACCCAGTAGCAATTCGCCTGCACGGGCTTCTGCCGTGTAACCATCATATTCAGCAAATACTGCTTCAAGCTCTGCGGCTTTCATGTAGTCGTCTTCAGTGGCTTCCATGTTCATGTAGATGGCGTTTTTCTCTGCACTGGCCTTCCACATTTCCTCATGGCCCATCATGACCACATCCAGCACACGCTGCTCTTCATAGCCAAACTGATCCTGACGTAGCCAGGACATGCGTTCGTGGCTATCCAATGCAATATTGCCAGCTGTAGGTTCTAATACACCAGCCAGAATCTTCATGAATGTGGATTTTCCACAGCCGTTGGCGCCAATCAAGCCATAGCGATTACCTTCGCCAAATTTGACTGATACGTTTTCGAACAAAGGCTTTGCGCCGAACTGCATGGTGATGTTGTTGCTAATGAGCACGTTGGTGTTCCTAAATGATTAAAACGAAAATACTGATTTATCCGAGATGCTGGTTTATTTGAATTGATCGTGAATGACGACGTCACCCAATGGTAGTTGGCCACCGCGCGGCCAAGGCTCTTTAATGCCTTTACCAATGGCGACGAACATTGCCGGTGTGTGATCTGCTGGCAGATTGATCAGTTTTGCTACGGCATCAAAATCAAAGCCATCCATCGGACAGCTGTCATAGCCCATATCTTTGGCTGCCAGCATGAGTGTCATGGCTGCCATTCCGCAAGAGCGCATCGCTTCATCGCGTTGTACTTGTTCGCGTCCACCATAATATTGGCCGATTGCGGGCACTAAAAAGTCTTGCACAGGTTTTGGCGCATCTTTCCAGTAACGTTCTGGCTGTTTTTCCCAAGACTTTAAATCTGCTGTGAGAATGACCAGAATTGAAGCATCTGTTACTTGGGCTTGATCCCAGCTGACTGCACGAATCTGTTTGCGTAGCTCAGGGTTTTGCACCACAACAAAGCGCCAGTTCTGAATATTGAAAGCGGTAGGGGAGAGTATGGCCAGTGAGAAAAGCTGATTGATTTCAGCCTCAGTGAGGCGATGTTCAGTGTCATAGGCCTTGATGGCACGGCGTGTTTCAATGGCGGTTTTTACTTCCATGATTACTTATTCTTTCCTATAATATTTCTATAATTTCGAGCGCGAGATCACCCGCTGGGCGTTTCCAAATAACAGTTTCACCAGTTTTGTGCCCGATAAGTGCTCGTGCCAAAGGTGATACATAACTGACTTTACCAGCGGTAATGTCAGCTTCATCTTCACCTACTATCATGAAGGTTAGCCTATCACCATGTTCATCTTCTACTTTTACCGTTGCACCAAATAACACTTGTTCGGATGGCTGCTCAGCAGGCTCAACCAAAATGACACTTTCCAGCCTTGCCTGAAAATAACGCAAATCCCGTTCCACCATACCAAGGCGTTGGCTGGCGACTGGGTCATCTTTATCTGGAGATAATTGCTGGCGCTCTAGCTCTAGGTTTTCAGACTGGTTTTGTAGCTGAGCCAAGCCAGCTGGTGTTACATAATTGGCATGTGGACTGATTGGCCGTTCCGGCAGATCAGTACCCGCATGCTCAAGATCATCTTCCTTAACAAATCCGCGACTCATGGATAGTTAAGCTTATTCCCACTCAATGGTGGCTGGTGGCTTGCCCGATACGTCATACACCACACGGTTAATGCCTCGCACTTCATTGATGATGCGGTTAGATGCTTTGCCCAATAGTGCATATGGCAACTCAGCCCAGTGCGCTGTCATGAAATCGCTGGTGACTACTGCGCGCAATGCCACTACGTAATCGTAAGTGCGGCCATCCCCCATCACGCCCACAGACTTCACTGGAAGGAACACAGCAAAGGCCTGACTGGTGAGGTCATACCAGCTTTTGCCTGTTTTTTCATCAATCGTATTGCGTAATTCTTCGATGAATATGGCATCAGCCAAGCGCAATAGATCGGCGTACTCTTTTTTAACTGCACCCAAAATACGTACACCTAGACCAGGGCCTGGGAAAGGGTGACGATAAACCATATCGTGTGGCAAACCCAGCGCAACGCCGAGTTCCCGTACTTCATCTTTAAACAGGTCACGTAATGGTTCTAGCAGTTTCAAACCTAGTGTTTCTGGCAGGCCGCCTACGTTATGGTGGCTCTTGATGGTGACCGCTTTTTTAGATTTCGCACCGCCTGATTCAATCACATCGGGGTAAATCGTACCTTGCGCCAGCCATTTGGCATTTTCCAGCTTTTTGGCTTCAACCTGGAAAACCTCTACGAATTCTTTACCTATAATTTTGCGCTTAGCTTCTGGGTCACTGACGCCTTCAAGTTCACCCATGAATTGAGCAGTCGCATCCACATGAATTACTTTTGCATGCAGGCGACCAGCAAACATCTCCATGACCATCTTGCCTTCATTCAGGCGTAGCAAGCCGTGGTCTACAAACACACAAGTGAGTTGGTCACCAATCGCGCGGTGGATCAATGCTGCTGCAACGCTGGAATCAACACCGCCGGACAGGCCCAAAATCACTTCTTCATCACCAACCTGCTGGCGAATTTTCTCGACCGCCTCAGTAATGTAATCGCCCATAATCCAATCTGCACGTGCCTTGCAGATATCCAGCACGAAGCGATTCAACATCGCTTGGCCTTGCTTGGTGTGAGTGACTTCAGGGTGGAACTGTACTGCGTAAAACTTACGGCTTTCGTCTGCCATGGCCGCAATCGGTGTGGTTTCATTGCTGGCGATGACTTTGAATCCTGCTGGTAATTCGGTCACTTTATCGCCGTGGCTCATCCAGACTTCAAGCAAGCCGTGGCCATCAGCGTTGCTGCTATCCTGAATATCCTTGAACAGTTCAGAATGGCCTCTTGCACGTACTTCTGCAAAGCCAAATTCACGCTTGGTGCCAGCCTCTACCTTGCCGCCCAATTGTTGCGCCATGGTTTGCATGCCATAACAGATGCCAAGTACTGGAACACCGAGCTCAAATACCACATTCGGTGCTTTGTCGGTTTCTTCTTCATACACGCTAGCATGACTGCCAGAGAGGATGATGCCATCCGCACCAAAATCACGGACAAAGTCATCTGACACATCGCATGGATGAATCTCGCAATAGACTTTTGCTTCACGCACACGTCTTGCGATTAACTGAGTAACTTGTGAGCCGAAATCAAGAATGAGGATTTTTGAGTGCATGAAAAAACTTGAAGAGGGAAGAGGGCTAAAACCAATTGGTTTATTTGCGCCTCTTTCCCTCTTCACCTTTAGTTAGTTAGTCGATACTGAGTTAGTCGATATGATAGTTAGGAGCTTCTTTGGTGATTTGTACATCATGTACATGAGATTCACGCATGCCAGCAGAAGTGATCTGCACAAACTCAGCCTTGTTGCGCATCTCATCAATGGTGCTGCAACCTACATAGCCCATAGAAGCGCGCAAGCCACCCATCAACTGGTGAATCACCGCAATCACACTGCCTTTGTAAGGTACACGGCCTTCGACGCCTTCAGGCACCAGTTTGTCGGCATTGCCATTGTTGTCCTGAAAGTAACGGTCGCTAGAGCCTTTTTGCATCGCACCAATAGAACCCATACCGCGGTAAGACTTATAAGATCGGCCTTGGAACAGCTCGATCTCACCAGGCGCTTCTTCAGTACCAGCAAACATACCACCTAGCATGACAGAGTAAGCTCCAGCGGCAATTGCCTTGGAGATATCGCCAGAGTAGCGGATGCCACCATCTGCAATAAACGGCACACCAGAACCACGCAAAGCTTCTTCAACATTGCTGACTGCGCTGATTTGCGGAACACCTACACCAGCCACGATACGAGTCGTGCAGATTGAGCCAGGGCCAATACCGACTTTTACACCATCTGCGCCATTATCAACCAACGCCTTGGCAGCAGCAGCGGTAGCAATGTTTCCACCAATCACTTGTACTTGCGGGAAATTCTTTTTAACCCACTTCACGCGATCAAGTACACCTTG
This genomic window from Methyloradius palustris contains:
- a CDS encoding GreA/GreB family elongation factor yields the protein MSRGFVKEDDLEHAGTDLPERPISPHANYVTPAGLAQLQNQSENLELERQQLSPDKDDPVASQRLGMVERDLRYFQARLESVILVEPAEQPSEQVLFGATVKVEDEHGDRLTFMIVGEDEADITAGKVSYVSPLARALIGHKTGETVIWKRPAGDLALEIIEIL
- the guaA gene encoding glutamine-hydrolyzing GMP synthase, yielding MHSKILILDFGSQVTQLIARRVREAKVYCEIHPCDVSDDFVRDFGADGIILSGSHASVYEEETDKAPNVVFELGVPVLGICYGMQTMAQQLGGKVEAGTKREFGFAEVRARGHSELFKDIQDSSNADGHGLLEVWMSHGDKVTELPAGFKVIASNETTPIAAMADESRKFYAVQFHPEVTHTKQGQAMLNRFVLDICKARADWIMGDYITEAVEKIRQQVGDEEVILGLSGGVDSSVAAALIHRAIGDQLTCVFVDHGLLRLNEGKMVMEMFAGRLHAKVIHVDATAQFMGELEGVSDPEAKRKIIGKEFVEVFQVEAKKLENAKWLAQGTIYPDVIESGGAKSKKAVTIKSHHNVGGLPETLGLKLLEPLRDLFKDEVRELGVALGLPHDMVYRHPFPGPGLGVRILGAVKKEYADLLRLADAIFIEELRNTIDEKTGKSWYDLTSQAFAVFLPVKSVGVMGDGRTYDYVVALRAVVTSDFMTAHWAELPYALLGKASNRIINEVRGINRVVYDVSGKPPATIEWE